The Synechococcus sp. CC9605 sequence CCCCGCGGTTTCCTTACTGAAAGCCTAGGCCAACAGGCCTCCGGTCAGCGGGCTCCCCATTGTGACCCTCAACACGGCCGACACGCCGAGGCAATTCGGTGGCATCGTGTGGGGAGGTTTCGCCTCCCCATGAGCGCCTCGGCCCCCGCCAACACCCGCGACGCCGTGCTCTCCCTGCTGCTGGAGCGCGGGGAGGAGGACGCTGGCACCCTCGCCGGGGCCGTAGGCATTTCCGTGCAGGCCATGCGGCGGCACCTGCGCTCCCTTGCCGACAGCGGCCTGGTCCGCGCCAGCAGCAATGCCAGCGGTCCGGGTCGTCCCAGCAACCGCTGGTGCCTCACCGACGAAGGACGGGCCCAGTTCCCCGATGGCAGCGGCCGCTTCGCCCTCGGCCTGCTGAATTCGATGCGCAGCCATCTCCCCGAAGCAACCGTGCGCCAGCTGCTGAATCAGCAGGCGGAGTCAAAGGCCAGCCAGTACCGGCAAAGCCTCGGCGAAGCCTCCCTGGAAGCTCGACTCGAACACCTGGCACGGCTGCGCCGCGACGAGGGCTACGTGACGGTCTGCAACCGGGACGACGACGGCATCAGCTGGCGGCTCGAGGAAGCCCACTGCTCCGTGCAGCGCATTGCCGAAGAATTTCCTGCGGTCTGCGACCAGGAATTGCTGCTGATTCGCCGCACCGTGCCGGACTGCCGGGTGGAACGGGTGCATTGGCGGCTCGAGGGGGGGCACGCCTGCGGGTTCCGCATCACCCCGTTGGCGCAGGGCTGATGGCCATCGACAGAGCCGCGATTGAACGCATCGACTCAACCCTGCTGCCCCAGCTGGATCGCCATCACCTGCGAGTGCTGAGCCATTGCCTTGACAGCTTTCAAGCCATGGCTGCTCCCGGGAGCACTAAAGCGATCCCCGACGAAAACCAACGGCGGCGCTGGTGCCAGCAACAACCCGTGGTCGCTGACGATCCGGCATTCCTCCACACCTTGCTGCTGCAACTCAACGCTGCCGCCGACCAGCTGGATCAACTGGCGCTTGAACTGGGCAAGCCTCCATTGGCGCTGACCCTCGACGATCTGATCAGCGCCGCCGAAGCCCGCTGCCGTGGCTGACACGGCTGTCGTGGGTGACACGGCTGTCGTGGGTGACTAGGTCGGGCTGCCATCATCAACTCACTTCCTCAACGCCGGTGATGCTTGAGATCTCGGACGCCCTCAGCTTCTTTCGTCTGAGCTGTGGCCGCTGGACCTCACAACGCAGTCAGCACCACCTGCTGCATCGCCGCGCCGAAGCCGGCGCCTCCTTCATCGTTGTGGAGGAACTGCTCAAGGGCGACGAACGCCTTGCGGAGATCGCCGAACGCAACAACGCCAGCGTTGAGCAGATCGTGGGGGGGTGCTGGGTGCGCTGGAGCGGATCGATGGCCTGGGATCGGGCCGGTGAATCTCATGAAGACCAGACCATGTTCGGACTGATCCCCAAAGACGAAACGGGTCGACGGGGACTGCTGCTGCGGGATCGCGGTTATGCCGAAAAAGCACCGGTGGCGGGCCAGTTCCGCATGGACGACGAAAACGGCCTGATCCTCACGACCGACTACGAAATGATGAGCTCCCTGGAGCGCTTCTGGTTCGCCAGCGAGAACGTGCGGCTGCGCACCAGCACGGTGCAGGGGCTCTCCAACAACGCCTCCTTCTGCATCGAAACCCGGCAGCTGGACGATATTGATCAGCCCAGCCCGGCGAGGGCTTCAAGCGGAGCCGCCCTTGCCCCCTTCGGCTGGTAAGCAGAAGTACCTAGAGAAAGTATTACGGCATGTAATCGCTGCAACAGCAGCTGAAGGGGGCAAGACCGAGCACTTCTACGATCGCTCCCAGTGGATGCTGTAGCTCGCGTGGCCATTCCTCTTCTGGAGTACGCACCGATTACTCAGAACTCTCTGAGGTCAGGTGTTCCGAACCTTCGTGTCGGCTCCGACGAGGGATCCCGGGCTTACTCCCTGGAAATCGCAGACGATCGCGACAATTTCGACACCGTCGTCGAAGCCGGCTATCGGCAGATCTTCTTCCACGCCTTCAAAACTGATCGGGACGTCAACCTTGAGTCCCAGCTGAAGGATGGCCAGATCACCGTTCGCGATTTCATTCGCGGTCTGCTGCTCTCCGACACCTTCAAGCGCACCTTCTACGGATTCAACAGCAATTACAAAGTTGTCCGTCACCTGTGCGAGAGGATCCTTGGCCGCAAAGTGAACGGCAAGGGTGAAGAGCTCTCCTGGTCGATCGTGATTGCGACCAAAGGCTTGGAAGGCCTCGTCGATGTGTTGCTCGACAGCACCGAGTACCTCGACGCCTTCGGTTACGACACGGTTCCCTACCAGCGGAACCGCGTTCTACCCGGCCGAGAGCTCGGTGACACTCCCTTCAACATCACCACCCCCCGCTACGACGAGTACTACCGGAACATTCTTGGCTTCCCCCAACTCGTTTTTACAGGCGGGCCTGCCAAGAGGCTTCCGGAGCGCGCGAAGATCAAAAAGGGTGGGTCTCCGCAGGACTACATGGCCTGGGTGAGCGAAATCGGCAATCCCCGCCGAGTCGGCCCAAGCACCAGCGCCGATATGGACTACCTAACCAAGGTGCCTTATCGCACCATCGGCCGCTGATCCCAGCACCAAACTTGTTGAGAAAAGCGGGGCTTCGGCTCCGCTTTTTTTGTGTGTCTGACTGTGATCCCCGGGATCGAAGTTGATCCAGTGGTCAGCATCCACTGACCCTTGGTCCCCTAACGCATCGAAAAGGAATTTTTCGGATCACAATGATCCCAAACGAAACCTGGAGTTTTTAGACGTGTCCCAAACCCTGTCATCACTGGCACGTCTCACCCTTCGTCAACTGCGTCAGATCGCCAGCGACTTAGGGGTGCCGCTCTACAGCCGCAAAAGCAAGGAGACCTTGGTCGACGAGGTTGCAAAGCGTCAGCAGAAGCGCGGTGGAGACCTGAAGGCCATCGAGGCTGAGCTCAACGCACCACCTATCGGCAGCAGCGAGACCCGCGTGGTGTTCCTGCCGCGTGATCCCCAGTGGGCCTATGTGTTCTGGGAGATTTCGGACACCGACCGGAAGGTGGCCCAGAAAGATGGCGCCAGCCGGCTCTGCCTACGCCTGGCAGACGTGACCGGGATGCAGGACGGCAACGCCCATCCCCATACGCTGCAGGAAGTGCCCGTCGACAGCCACAGCACCGAGTGGTACTTGCCAGTGCCTCTCTGCGACCGGGATTATCGGGTGGAACTGGGCTACCGCATCGGCTCCAACTGGATGTCGTTGGCCTTCTCTTCAGTGGCCCGCGTTCCCGCTCTCCACCCAAGCGAGCAGATCCTTGATCAGTTCGTGCCCTTCAGCCTCGATGCAGCCCCGGCCGAACCGGTTGCAACTCCCGTCGCACCGATTGAATCCAGCAACAGTGGTCTGCATGAGCGGCTCTACCAAAGCGCCACGGTTCACTACCGGAGACGTCGGGTTGGCTCTGAAGAATTCCAAGAAGGCTTCGACACTTCGGCTGACACGTCCGGCTTGAACGACTCAGGTGCTGGACTCTGGGCCAGCGGCCGCAACGAGTCGGGCATTGGTGGCGTAGCTCCTCGCCAACGATCCTTCTGGCTGGTGGCTGACGCAGAACTGATCGTCTACGGCGCCACCGACCCTTCGGCCCGTCTCACCATCGGTGGAGAAGAAGTGCCTCTTTCCACCGATGGCACCTTCCGGATTCAAGTGCCCTTCCGCGATGGCCAGCAGATGTACGGCATCGAAGCCACCGCTTCCGATGGAGAGCAAAAGCGCAACATCACGCTCAACTTTGAGCGCCAGACGCCCGAAGACAACAGCAACCCTGCAAGCGAAGCCCGCGCCGAGTGGTTCTGAACCCTTCTGATCCGAAAGCACCAGCGTCTCTGCGCTGGTTCGTGGCCATCACTCCTCTTGCGGGGGCGATGGTTTTTCCATTGGTCGTGCCCTTGGTGATGGCACGGGTGGGCATTGGAGCCGGAGTGGGCGTCGCCCTCGTGCTGAGTGGACTCTGGTTTGTGGCGATGCTGAAGACCGCGGAGATGCCCCACTGAAGATCGGGGAACTCTGATCAAGGCAAGGTCTTGGTCTCGATGCTGAAGAACACACTGGGATGGGCGGCAGCGGCTCTTGTGTGTGGTGGCTGCAGCCAGGCTGGTTCGGTCGTGGGAATGGCTCCGGCAGAACCGGCGATGCCCGAACAGATCGATGTGGTCTTCAACCACAACGCCAGATCGCACTACCGATCACCCCTCACAGGGGACTGGCGCAATGGTGACGACATGGAGGCATGGCTGATTGACGCCATTGATGGCGCCAACGAGGAGGTGCTGGTGGCGGTTCAAGAACTCAATCTTCCGAAGGTTGCCTAAGCGCTGATCGCTGCACAACAGCGAGGCGTTGACGTTGCCGTGGTGCTGGAGAACAACTACAGCCAGGCCTGGAGCCAACTCCGGCCCAGCCGATTGAACCAGCGAGGCAGGCAACGCTGGCATCAGTTGAACAAACTGGCCGACAGCAATGGAGATGGCAGAACAAGTTCAGAGGAAGCCTTCCTCGGGGATGCCATTGCGCTACTCCAAGCGGCAAACATTCCACTGATTGACGACACCGAAGACGGGAGCAGCGGCAGCGGCTTGATGCACCACAAGTTTCTGGTAATCGACCAAACAACAGTGATTACAGGCAGCGCCAATCTCACCAGTTCCGGCCTCCACGGTGATGCGGACCGGCCCTCCAGCCGCGGCAATGTGAATCACCTGCTGCAGATCAACAGCCCTGAGCTGGCCTTGGTATTCCGCCAGGAATTCGCCCAGATGTGAGGGGATGGCCCAGGTGGCGCGCAGGACAGTCGTTTTGGTCTGCAGAAAGCAAAGGGAAGCGTGCAAACCGTGCAGATGGGGGACATCCGCGTGGATGTGCTTTTTTCACCCCATCCCAAGAAAGATCGGAATCACGGGCTAAACCTATTGGCAGAGCAATTGAAAGCCGCAAAAAAGAGCATTGATATGGCACTATTTGTGTTCTCAGCACAGCAACTCACCAACGCGCTGCGGGAGCAAATGAAGCAAGGCGTTGAGATCAGACTGGTTGCGGATCCGGGGTTTGCAAGCCGCCCGTTCTCAGAAGTGCTCGATCTACTGGGGGTCACCCTTCCAGATCACACCTGCAAGGTGGAAGCTGGCAATCGCCCGCTGGAGCAGGGCCTGAAAGGGATCGGCACCCCTCGCCTCGCCCGCGGCGACAAGCTCCACCACAAGTTCGCCGTGATCGACAACAAAACCGTGATCACAGGATCCTTCAACTGGTCGCCCTCTGCTGCACACACCAACGACGAAACCCTGCTAGCGATCCACTCACCCCAACTCGCCAAACACTTCAACCGTGAGATGGATCGCCTTTGGGACACGGCTGAAATGGGCATCACACCGCACATCCAACGAAAACTCGATCGTCAAAAGATTCGATGCGGGGACGGGGTACTGAGATGATGAAGAGCACTGGCTTCGCTCTAAACTCAAACAAGCGAAGAGAAATGAAGTGGCTGGATTTGGAGGGGAAGCGCATGGAAAAACGAGCAAATCGGCGAAAAAGCCGCAACTGAACTTCCAGAAATGGTTCAACCAAGCCATTTATTCTCACAAGACAGGTCGACTACGAGAAGCCGAGTCGATTTATAAAAAAATGATCGCTGCGGGAACATCCGATCCTGCAGTATTTTGCAATCTTGCAATCCTATGCAAGAACAGCGGCAGAATCAAAGAATCCCTTCAACACTACGAACAAGCCTTAGCTTTCCAGCCGGACGACCCCCAGATCTACAGCAACATCGGCAATTTATACCGAGACATCGGCAAGCTTGATCAAGCACTTCAATTCACATTGAAATCGCTCGATCTTGACCACGAATCATCAACTTTCCAGATGAATCTGGGCAGTATTTACCGAGACCTTGGAGAAACAGATGAAGCCCTAACAGCCACCGTCAAAGCGATCGAGTTGGACGAAGGGAACATCAAAGCGCTGCAAAATTTAAAAAGCCTGGCCAGCGACATCAACATCAATGCATTCAACGGGGACTGCGCCAGAAAAGCCTATGAATTACTGCTTAATTGCAATGACCTTTCTCACCGGAAAATATGTCAATTGTTCATACAAGATTACTTGAACGACATCGAAACAGCCACCAAAGCAGACAACATCATCTCAGACAACAACCAGACTTTTTATCGCCTGGCATCAGACTTGAGATTCAGAAAGTCACTGACATTACTAATCCCACCCCACCAAAAAATCGAGGAGTTCCTCACTCGGCTAAGAAAAGATTTCCTGGTTCAAGCCAAGAGCGACGTCACAATACCTCCCAAGCTGAAACCACTCCTGGAGGCACTGGCAACACAATGCTTTCTGAATGAATACGTTTATTGGCAATCAAACGAAGAACAACAATGGGTCAAAAATCTGATCAAAAAAATCAAGGAAAGCAGATCAGCTTTCAGGAAATATTTGCCCATTATAGGCTGCTACACACCCATCTATGACATCGCCAGTCGAGAAGACATCAACAAGTACCCCATCAATAGCGACGAGAGCAAGGCCTTCATCGACACCCAATACAACGACGTCGAAACAGAGAAGAGCATCAAAGCCCGACTCAATAGCAGTAACGAAATAACGGACAAAATCTCACTTGCAGTCCAGAAGATGTACGAGGAAAATCCATACCCTCAATACAAACATGCAGACCACACCCATCCCCATTTCGCAAAACCAACAGCTGAATTCATCTCCTTAGAAACAACCATTGCCAATCCCTCGTTCAACCATGAACTCCTGGCACCCAACTCCAGGCCGAAGATCCTGATTGCCGGATGCGGAACTGGAAACCAAGTGATCAACGCCAGCCGCTACAAAAATGCGCAAATCACTGCCATAGACATCAGCAAGAACAGCCTGTCGTATGCAGCCAGAAAAACGCAAGGCTACAAGATGCAGAACGTTCAGCTCCAGCAACTTGACATTCTTGATGCAAAATCGCTTCCAAATAGCTACGACGTTATTGAGTGCAGCGGCGTTCTGCATCACATGCAAGATCCTGCCAGAGGGCTGGCAGCGCTCAACAGCAAACTGAAGCCAGGTGGCTACATAAAGATTGGCTTATACAGTAAACTTGCCAGACAGAACGTGACAGCAGCACGAGAGCTGATCAAGAGCCTGGGCATTAAAAGCACGCCAGAGGAAATCAGAGATTTTCGCAGACGAATATTCAACGATGATCAGCACGAACTGAAAAACTTATCGATCCTTGTGAATGACTTCTATTCGCTCTCCGAATGCCGCGATCTTTGCTTTCATGTTCAAGAGCATCAATTCACCACAGAGAGCCTGCAAAAACTTTTAGAGGCTGAAAATCTGGAATTTTGCGGCTTCATGGTGCCAGCAGCAATCAAGATGGCATACCACCGTTCTTTTCCAGAGGACACCAATGGAACATCACTGAGCAATTGGGGAGAATTCGAAAACAACAATCCCACAACTTTTCAAAGCATGTATCAATTCTGGGCTTACAAACCATTTTAGCCGTTTACGGCGGATCCAATCACATCAAGACATCCCAGGGCAATCAAACCACGCAATCAT is a genomic window containing:
- a CDS encoding helix-turn-helix transcriptional regulator — protein: MSASAPANTRDAVLSLLLERGEEDAGTLAGAVGISVQAMRRHLRSLADSGLVRASSNASGPGRPSNRWCLTDEGRAQFPDGSGRFALGLLNSMRSHLPEATVRQLLNQQAESKASQYRQSLGEASLEARLEHLARLRRDEGYVTVCNRDDDGISWRLEEAHCSVQRIAEEFPAVCDQELLLIRRTVPDCRVERVHWRLEGGHACGFRITPLAQG
- a CDS encoding phycobiliprotein lyase, with the translated sequence MLEISDALSFFRLSCGRWTSQRSQHHLLHRRAEAGASFIVVEELLKGDERLAEIAERNNASVEQIVGGCWVRWSGSMAWDRAGESHEDQTMFGLIPKDETGRRGLLLRDRGYAEKAPVAGQFRMDDENGLILTTDYEMMSSLERFWFASENVRLRTSTVQGLSNNASFCIETRQLDDIDQPSPARASSGAALAPFGW
- a CDS encoding phycobilisome rod-core linker polypeptide, yielding MDAVARVAIPLLEYAPITQNSLRSGVPNLRVGSDEGSRAYSLEIADDRDNFDTVVEAGYRQIFFHAFKTDRDVNLESQLKDGQITVRDFIRGLLLSDTFKRTFYGFNSNYKVVRHLCERILGRKVNGKGEELSWSIVIATKGLEGLVDVLLDSTEYLDAFGYDTVPYQRNRVLPGRELGDTPFNITTPRYDEYYRNILGFPQLVFTGGPAKRLPERAKIKKGGSPQDYMAWVSEIGNPRRVGPSTSADMDYLTKVPYRTIGR
- a CDS encoding DUF4912 domain-containing protein — its product is MSQTLSSLARLTLRQLRQIASDLGVPLYSRKSKETLVDEVAKRQQKRGGDLKAIEAELNAPPIGSSETRVVFLPRDPQWAYVFWEISDTDRKVAQKDGASRLCLRLADVTGMQDGNAHPHTLQEVPVDSHSTEWYLPVPLCDRDYRVELGYRIGSNWMSLAFSSVARVPALHPSEQILDQFVPFSLDAAPAEPVATPVAPIESSNSGLHERLYQSATVHYRRRRVGSEEFQEGFDTSADTSGLNDSGAGLWASGRNESGIGGVAPRQRSFWLVADAELIVYGATDPSARLTIGGEEVPLSTDGTFRIQVPFRDGQQMYGIEATASDGEQKRNITLNFERQTPEDNSNPASEARAEWF
- a CDS encoding phospholipase D-like domain-containing protein, yielding MVLENNYSQAWSQLRPSRLNQRGRQRWHQLNKLADSNGDGRTSSEEAFLGDAIALLQAANIPLIDDTEDGSSGSGLMHHKFLVIDQTTVITGSANLTSSGLHGDADRPSSRGNVNHLLQINSPELALVFRQEFAQM
- a CDS encoding phospholipase D-like domain-containing protein, encoding MGDIRVDVLFSPHPKKDRNHGLNLLAEQLKAAKKSIDMALFVFSAQQLTNALREQMKQGVEIRLVADPGFASRPFSEVLDLLGVTLPDHTCKVEAGNRPLEQGLKGIGTPRLARGDKLHHKFAVIDNKTVITGSFNWSPSAAHTNDETLLAIHSPQLAKHFNREMDRLWDTAEMGITPHIQRKLDRQKIRCGDGVLR
- a CDS encoding methyltransferase domain-containing protein; this translates as MAGFGGEAHGKTSKSAKKPQLNFQKWFNQAIYSHKTGRLREAESIYKKMIAAGTSDPAVFCNLAILCKNSGRIKESLQHYEQALAFQPDDPQIYSNIGNLYRDIGKLDQALQFTLKSLDLDHESSTFQMNLGSIYRDLGETDEALTATVKAIELDEGNIKALQNLKSLASDININAFNGDCARKAYELLLNCNDLSHRKICQLFIQDYLNDIETATKADNIISDNNQTFYRLASDLRFRKSLTLLIPPHQKIEEFLTRLRKDFLVQAKSDVTIPPKLKPLLEALATQCFLNEYVYWQSNEEQQWVKNLIKKIKESRSAFRKYLPIIGCYTPIYDIASREDINKYPINSDESKAFIDTQYNDVETEKSIKARLNSSNEITDKISLAVQKMYEENPYPQYKHADHTHPHFAKPTAEFISLETTIANPSFNHELLAPNSRPKILIAGCGTGNQVINASRYKNAQITAIDISKNSLSYAARKTQGYKMQNVQLQQLDILDAKSLPNSYDVIECSGVLHHMQDPARGLAALNSKLKPGGYIKIGLYSKLARQNVTAARELIKSLGIKSTPEEIRDFRRRIFNDDQHELKNLSILVNDFYSLSECRDLCFHVQEHQFTTESLQKLLEAENLEFCGFMVPAAIKMAYHRSFPEDTNGTSLSNWGEFENNNPTTFQSMYQFWAYKPF